One segment of Fusarium oxysporum f. sp. lycopersici 4287 chromosome 15, whole genome shotgun sequence DNA contains the following:
- a CDS encoding hypothetical protein (At least one base has a quality score < 10), with the protein MTLIHGVDYSVVNPDNKWKILRSQLRFALWALLISTGVVMQGFDIVAGGQLAALPEFKKKFGVLKSDGTYLIPAHYLSAWNSIAPATEIVATFIFAPLLERFGRKWGILAASIISAAGVLLQQLAPDWRMHLAGRGVNGIAIGMMFTISPLWIGETCRPELRGFFLCFFNTSIVFGQFAIVIVSQGSSHISGKWQWWLPVVAMYIFPRMFYLSSKGFQSLIHDTVMLTVSWPFFPESPYWLVRRGRTADAKKALRRIYGFEETEYYDIEVSRIEEEIRLTNDLHGNVDSTPPKRIFGINVQSETECFNKLNRKRTFTAIFVASAQQMIGATFVIGYATYFFELIGIKNYFGASIALYVVMLVASTAAFPLTEIFGRRFLIVGPQFVLCLMLLIMGILGCVPDKTKASWGIVGMLYVWALIYQLSIGATGFVLASEIATMRLRAATQGFITITNSIWGLIMQFTVPYMINPDAGDLGGMVGFIFLATGLIAGFGGWWLFPETRGLSFEKMDELYAMNVPPRKFKETVARSDGLEITVTNTKTSKGVVEVESA; encoded by the exons ATGACTCTGATCCACGG AGTGGATTATTCCGTTGTCAATCCAGACAACAAATGGAAGATTCTTAGGTCGCAGTTGCGGTTTGCCCTTTGGG CTCTGTTGATCTCCACTGGCGTTGTCATGCAAGGGTTTGACATCGTGGCCGGCGGTCAGCTCGCTGCTTTGCCTGAATTCAAGAAAAAGTTCGGCGTGCTCAAGTCGGACGGTACCTACCTCATTCCGGCCCACTATCTCTCCGCCTGGAACTCAATCGCCCCCGCTACTGAAATCGTCGCTACATTTATCTTCGCGCCACTACTCGAACGGTTCGGTCGAAAATGGGGCATTCTGGcagcatccatcatctcAGCTGCCGGAgtccttctccaacaactCGCTCCTGACTGGAGGATGCATCTGGCAGGACGGGGTGTCAACGGTATTGCGATCGGTATGATGTTCACCATCTCGCCTCTTTGGATTGGTGAGACGTGTCGTCCCGAGCTCCGTGGCTTCtttctctgcttcttcaacactAGCATTGTCTTTGGCCAATTTGCCATCGTCATTGTAAGCCAGGGGAGCAGTCACATTTCTGGAAAATGGCAATGGTGGCTTCCTGTTGTGGCCATGTACATTTTCCCTCGTATGTTTTATCTGTCCTCCAAAGGTTTCCAGTCACTGATACACGATACAGTCATGCTTACCGTGTCCTGGCCCTTCTTCCCCGAGTCCCCCTATTGGCTTGTCAGGCGCGGCCGCACAgctgatgccaagaaagCATTACGCCGTATCTATGGTTTCGAGGAGACCGAATACTACGACATCGAAGTCAGCCGTATCGAGGAAGAAATTCGACTCACCAACGACCTGCATGGTAACGTTGACAGCACACCTCCAAAGAGAATCTTTGGCATCAACGTACAATCAGAAACAGAATGCTTCAACAAACTTAACCGCAAGCGTACTTTTACTGCTATTTTTGTTGCCTCGGCTCAACAAATGATTGGAGCAACCTTTGTCATTGGCTATGCGACATACTTCTTCGAACTCATCGGCATCAAAAACTATTTTGGCGCCTCAATCGCCTTATATGTTGTTATGCTTGTTGCTAGCACCGCCGCCTTCCCCCTCACAGAGATATTCGGTCGTCGATTCCTCATTGTCGGTCCACAGTTTGTACTCTGCTTGATGCTCCTGATCATGGGCATTCTGGGATGCGTTCCGGATAAGACGAAGGCAAGCTGGGGTATCGTTGGCATGCTGTATGTTTGGGCGCTGATCTATCAGCTCTCTATTGGTGCCACAGGATTTGTCCTGGCGTCAGAAATTGCAACAATGCGGCTCAGAGCGGCGACCCAAGGCTTCATCACCATTACTAACTCGATATGGGGTCTGATCATGCAGTTCACAGTCCCATATATGATCAATCCTGATGCCGGAGACCTGGGCGGCATGGTCGGGTTCATATTCTTGGCTACCGGATTGATCGCCGGTTTCGGTGGTTGGTGGCTGTTTCCCGAAACTAGAGGCCTTTCAtttgagaagatggatgagcTTTACGCAATGAACGTCCCTCCTAGGAAGTTTAAGGAGACTGTTGCAAGATCCGATGGTCTAGAGATTACTGTAACTAATACAAAGACATCCAAAGGGGTAGTAGAGGTAGAGTCGGCTTAG